In a genomic window of Venatoribacter cucullus:
- the rplP gene encoding 50S ribosomal protein L16, whose protein sequence is MLLPKRTKFRKVQTGRNRGLAIRGSKVSFGEYALKATGRGRLTSRQIESARRALTRKVKRGGKIWIRVFPDKPITEKPLEVRMGKGKGNVEYWVCQIQPGRVLYEIEGVPEELAREAFALAAAKLPFETTFVKRTVL, encoded by the coding sequence ATGTTGTTACCAAAACGTACAAAGTTCCGTAAAGTTCAGACCGGCCGCAACCGCGGTTTGGCGATCCGGGGCTCCAAAGTGAGCTTCGGTGAGTACGCTCTGAAGGCTACTGGACGTGGTCGCCTGACTTCACGTCAGATCGAGTCAGCACGTCGTGCTCTGACCCGTAAAGTGAAGCGTGGTGGTAAAATCTGGATCCGCGTGTTCCCGGACAAGCCGATTACCGAAAAGCCTCTTGAAGTGCGGATGGGTAAAGGTAAGGGTAACGTTGAATACTGGGTATGCCAGATTCAGCCGGGTCGTGTTCTGTACGAAATCGAAGGTGTACCGGAAGAGCTGGCGCGTGAAGCATTTGCTCTGGCTGCTGCCAAGCTGCCATTCGAAACCACCTTTGTTAAACGGACGGTGCTGTGA
- the rplW gene encoding 50S ribosomal protein L23, producing MNRERIYKVLVAPHISEKATLVAEKHGQYVFRVAPDATKPEIKKAVEALFEVKVDSVQTVNIKGKTKRTARGVGKRNDVRKAYVRLAAGQDIDFADAE from the coding sequence ATGAACCGTGAGCGTATCTACAAAGTGCTGGTAGCTCCGCACATCTCTGAAAAAGCAACTCTGGTTGCAGAGAAACACGGTCAGTATGTTTTCCGTGTTGCTCCGGATGCCACCAAGCCTGAAATCAAAAAGGCTGTTGAAGCGCTGTTCGAAGTGAAAGTTGACTCCGTACAGACTGTCAACATCAAAGGTAAAACCAAGCGTACTGCCCGTGGTGTAGGCAAGCGTAACGATGTGCGTAAAGCATACGTTCGTTTGGCAGCCGGTCAGGACATCGACTTCGCAGACGCGGAATAA
- the tuf gene encoding elongation factor Tu, with protein sequence MAKETFERSKPHVNVGTIGHVDHGKTTLTAALTRVCSEVWGGKAVAFDGIDKAPEERERGITISTSHVEYESPTRHYAHVDCPGHADYVKNMITGAAQMDGAILVCGSTDGPMPQTREHILLSRQVGVPYIVVFLNKADLLAEDCGGADSDEYAEMLELVEMELRDLLSEYDFPGDDTPIIPGSALMALNGQDENGMGTSAVKKLVETLDAYIPEPERAIDGAFLMPIEDVFSIQGRGTVVTGRVERGIVRTGEELAIVGIRETTKTTCTGVEMFRKILDEGRAGENVGVLLRGTKRDDVERGQVLAKPGSITPHTKFESEVYVLGKDEGGRHTPFFKGYRPQFYFRTTDVTGSVELPEGVEMVMPGDNVKLVVTLIHPIAMDDGLRFAIREGGRTVGAGVVAKIIE encoded by the coding sequence GTGGCAAAGGAAACGTTTGAACGTTCCAAACCCCACGTAAACGTGGGCACTATCGGTCACGTTGACCACGGTAAAACCACTCTGACCGCGGCACTGACCCGCGTATGTTCAGAAGTATGGGGCGGTAAAGCAGTAGCGTTCGACGGTATCGACAAGGCACCGGAAGAGCGTGAGCGTGGTATCACCATTTCTACTTCTCACGTTGAATACGAGTCACCGACCCGCCACTACGCACACGTAGATTGCCCGGGCCACGCCGACTACGTTAAAAACATGATTACCGGTGCTGCCCAGATGGACGGCGCGATCCTGGTGTGTGGTTCAACTGACGGCCCGATGCCGCAGACCCGTGAGCACATCCTGCTGTCCCGTCAGGTAGGCGTACCTTACATTGTTGTGTTCCTGAACAAAGCTGACCTGCTGGCTGAAGACTGCGGCGGCGCGGATTCTGACGAATACGCCGAGATGCTGGAGCTGGTAGAAATGGAACTGCGTGACCTGCTGTCTGAATACGACTTCCCGGGTGACGACACTCCGATTATCCCAGGTTCTGCGCTGATGGCCCTGAACGGCCAGGATGAGAACGGCATGGGTACTTCTGCCGTTAAGAAACTGGTAGAAACTCTGGATGCTTACATTCCGGAACCTGAGCGTGCCATCGACGGCGCCTTCCTGATGCCGATCGAAGACGTATTCTCCATTCAGGGTCGTGGTACCGTAGTAACCGGTCGTGTAGAGCGTGGTATCGTTCGTACGGGTGAAGAACTGGCCATCGTTGGTATTCGTGAAACCACCAAGACCACCTGTACCGGTGTGGAAATGTTCCGCAAGATCCTGGACGAAGGCCGTGCTGGTGAAAACGTTGGTGTACTGCTGCGTGGTACCAAGCGTGATGACGTAGAGCGTGGTCAGGTACTGGCCAAGCCGGGCTCCATCACCCCGCACACCAAGTTTGAATCCGAAGTCTACGTACTGGGCAAAGACGAAGGCGGCCGTCACACTCCGTTCTTCAAAGGCTACCGTCCGCAGTTCTACTTCCGTACCACTGACGTAACCGGTTCAGTAGAACTGCCGGAAGGCGTAGAGATGGTAATGCCGGGCGACAACGTGAAACTGGTTGTTACCCTGATTCACCCGATCGCGATGGACGACGGTCTGCGCTTTGCGATCCGTGAAGGCGGCCGTACTGTAGGCGCCGGTGTTGTGGCTAAGATCATTGAATAA
- the rplD gene encoding 50S ribosomal protein L4, translating to MELKTNTGAAVAVSDAAFGREFNEALVHQIVTAYMAGGRQGTKAQKTRSEVSGGGIKPWRQKGTGRARSGTSNSPIWRSGGVTFAAKPRSFEQKVNKKMYRAAMQSILSELVRQERLVVADSFAVESHKTKEFVAKLKEMDLRNVLIVADEIDEKLYLAARNVPHVGITEASAIDPVSLIAFEKVLVTVPALKRLEEAYA from the coding sequence ATGGAACTGAAAACTAACACTGGCGCCGCTGTAGCTGTTTCTGACGCTGCATTTGGTCGCGAATTCAATGAAGCCCTGGTTCACCAGATTGTTACCGCCTATATGGCTGGTGGACGTCAGGGTACCAAAGCACAAAAAACCCGTTCTGAAGTAAGCGGTGGTGGTATCAAGCCATGGCGTCAGAAGGGAACCGGTCGTGCCCGTTCAGGTACCTCCAACTCCCCGATCTGGCGTTCAGGTGGCGTTACATTCGCTGCCAAGCCACGCAGCTTTGAACAGAAAGTAAACAAGAAAATGTATCGCGCGGCGATGCAGTCCATCTTGTCTGAGCTGGTCCGTCAGGAGCGCCTGGTTGTTGCCGATTCTTTCGCTGTGGAATCCCACAAGACCAAAGAATTTGTTGCCAAGCTGAAAGAAATGGATCTGCGCAACGTATTGATCGTTGCCGATGAGATCGACGAAAAACTGTACCTGGCGGCGCGTAATGTTCCGCACGTTGGTATTACCGAAGCTTCGGCTATTGATCCTGTCAGCCTGATTGCTTTCGAAAAGGTACTGGTGACTGTGCCCGCCCTGAAGAGACTTGAGGAGGCTTACGCATGA
- the rpsJ gene encoding 30S ribosomal protein S10 translates to MQNQRIRIRLKAFDHRLIDTSTQEIVDTAKRTGAQVRGPIPLPTRKERYTVLISPHVNKDARDQYEIRTHKRMLDIVEPTEKTVDALMKLDLAAGVEVQISLG, encoded by the coding sequence ATGCAAAACCAACGAATCCGTATCCGTCTGAAGGCGTTCGACCATCGACTGATCGATACATCGACTCAGGAGATTGTTGATACTGCCAAGCGTACGGGCGCTCAGGTACGCGGTCCGATCCCGCTGCCGACTCGTAAAGAGCGTTATACCGTTCTGATCTCTCCGCACGTCAACAAAGACGCGCGCGATCAGTACGAAATCCGTACCCATAAGCGCATGCTCGACATCGTTGAGCCGACTGAAAAGACGGTAGATGCGCTGATGAAACTGGATCTGGCTGCCGGCGTGGAAGTTCAGATCAGCCTGGGTTAA
- the rplC gene encoding 50S ribosomal protein L3 — translation MAIGIVGKKAGMTRVFTEEGQSVAVTVVHVTPNRVSQVKNVTTDGYSALQITYGEKKASRLTKAEAGHFAKANVEAGRGVMEFRTEEALSIGDELTVAQFEAGQKVDVTGSSKGKGFQGGVKRWNFRTQDMTHGNSLSHRAPGSIGQCQTPGRVWKGKKMAGHMGAEQVTTQSLEIVRVDAENNLLLIKGAVPGATGSDVIVKPAVKAKG, via the coding sequence ATGGCAATTGGTATTGTCGGTAAGAAAGCGGGTATGACCCGTGTATTTACCGAGGAAGGTCAATCTGTCGCAGTGACTGTTGTTCATGTAACTCCTAACCGTGTTTCTCAGGTTAAGAACGTTACCACTGACGGCTACAGCGCTCTGCAGATTACATACGGCGAGAAGAAAGCTTCCCGTCTGACAAAAGCTGAAGCTGGCCACTTTGCGAAAGCAAACGTTGAAGCCGGTCGTGGCGTTATGGAATTCCGCACTGAAGAAGCTCTGAGCATTGGTGATGAGCTGACCGTTGCGCAATTCGAAGCAGGTCAGAAAGTTGACGTGACTGGTTCTTCCAAGGGTAAAGGCTTCCAGGGCGGTGTTAAGCGCTGGAATTTCCGTACTCAGGATATGACCCACGGTAACTCCCTGTCCCATCGTGCTCCTGGTTCTATCGGTCAGTGCCAAACTCCTGGCCGCGTGTGGAAGGGCAAGAAGATGGCAGGACACATGGGTGCAGAACAGGTGACTACCCAGTCTCTGGAAATTGTACGCGTGGATGCAGAAAACAATCTGCTGCTGATCAAGGGTGCTGTGCCAGGTGCGACTGGTTCCGATGTGATTGTTAAACCAGCTGTAAAGGCTAAGGGGTAA
- the tuf gene encoding elongation factor Tu, with protein sequence MAKETFERSKPHVNVGTIGHVDHGKTTLTAALTRVCSEVWGGKAVAFDGIDKAPEERERGITISTSHVEYESPTRHYAHVDCPGHADYVKNMITGAAQMDGAILVCGSTDGPMPQTREHILLSRQVGVPYIVVFLNKADLLAEDCGGADSDEYAEMLELVEMELRDLLSEYDFPGDDTPIIPGSALMALNGQDENGMGTSAVKKLVETLDAYIPEPERAIDGAFLMPIEDVFSIQGRGTVVTGRVERGIVRTGEELAIVGIRETTKTTCTGVEMFRKILDEGRAGENVGVLLRGTKRDDVERGQVLAKPGSITPHTKFESEVYVLGKDEGGRHTPFFKGYRPQFYFRTTDVTGSVELPEGVEMVMPGDNVKLVVTLIHPIAMDDGLRFAIREGGRTVGAGVVAKIIE encoded by the coding sequence ATGGCTAAGGAAACGTTTGAACGTTCCAAACCCCACGTAAACGTGGGCACTATCGGTCACGTTGACCACGGTAAAACCACTCTGACAGCGGCGCTGACCCGCGTATGTTCAGAAGTATGGGGTGGTAAAGCAGTAGCGTTCGACGGTATCGACAAGGCACCGGAAGAGCGTGAGCGTGGTATCACCATTTCTACTTCTCACGTTGAATACGAGTCACCGACCCGCCACTACGCACACGTAGATTGCCCGGGCCACGCCGACTACGTTAAAAACATGATTACCGGTGCTGCCCAGATGGACGGCGCGATCCTGGTGTGTGGTTCAACTGACGGCCCGATGCCGCAGACCCGTGAGCACATCCTGCTGTCCCGTCAGGTAGGCGTACCTTACATTGTTGTGTTCCTGAACAAAGCTGACCTGCTGGCTGAAGACTGCGGCGGCGCGGATTCTGACGAATACGCCGAGATGCTGGAGCTGGTAGAAATGGAACTGCGTGACCTGCTGTCTGAATACGACTTCCCGGGTGACGACACTCCGATTATCCCAGGTTCTGCGCTGATGGCCCTGAACGGCCAGGATGAGAACGGCATGGGTACTTCTGCCGTTAAGAAACTGGTAGAAACTCTGGATGCTTACATTCCGGAACCTGAGCGTGCCATCGACGGCGCCTTCCTGATGCCGATCGAAGACGTATTCTCCATTCAGGGTCGTGGTACCGTAGTAACCGGTCGTGTAGAGCGTGGTATCGTTCGTACGGGTGAAGAACTGGCCATCGTTGGTATTCGTGAAACCACCAAGACCACCTGTACCGGTGTGGAAATGTTCCGCAAGATCCTGGACGAAGGCCGTGCTGGTGAAAACGTTGGTGTACTGCTGCGTGGTACCAAGCGTGATGACGTAGAGCGTGGTCAGGTACTGGCCAAGCCGGGCTCCATCACCCCGCACACCAAGTTTGAATCCGAAGTCTACGTACTGGGCAAAGACGAAGGCGGCCGTCACACTCCGTTCTTCAAAGGCTACCGTCCGCAGTTCTACTTCCGTACCACTGACGTAACCGGTTCAGTAGAACTGCCGGAAGGCGTAGAGATGGTAATGCCGGGCGACAACGTGAAACTGGTTGTTACCCTGATTCACCCGATCGCGATGGACGACGGTCTGCGCTTTGCGATCCGTGAAGGCGGCCGTACTGTAGGCGCCGGTGTTGTGGCTAAGATCATTGAATAA
- the rpsC gene encoding 30S ribosomal protein S3: MGQKVHPTGIRLGITKDHNSVWYAGKDKYADNLLADIAVRSLIEKRLEKASVSKIVIERPAQNAKVTIHTARPGIVIGKKGEDVEVLRKDISDLMGIPVHINIEEVRKPDLDAKLVAQSVASQLERRVMFRRAMKRAVQNAMRGGAEGIKIQVSGRLGGAEIARTEWYREGRVPLHTLRADIDYATYEAHTTYGVIGVKVWIFKGEILGGIQEVRDRAKNQGKKKTGRS, translated from the coding sequence ATGGGTCAGAAAGTTCATCCAACCGGGATCCGCTTAGGTATTACCAAAGACCATAATTCGGTCTGGTATGCCGGTAAGGATAAATACGCCGACAACCTGCTGGCTGACATCGCTGTTCGTTCTCTGATCGAAAAGCGCCTGGAAAAAGCCTCTGTCAGCAAGATCGTTATCGAGCGCCCGGCACAAAACGCCAAAGTCACTATTCACACTGCCCGTCCGGGTATCGTGATCGGTAAAAAAGGCGAAGACGTAGAAGTTCTGCGTAAAGATATCAGCGATCTGATGGGTATCCCGGTACACATCAATATCGAAGAAGTTCGTAAACCGGATCTGGATGCCAAACTGGTAGCACAAAGCGTTGCCAGCCAGCTCGAGCGCCGTGTGATGTTCCGTCGTGCTATGAAGCGCGCGGTACAGAACGCCATGCGTGGTGGTGCTGAAGGTATCAAAATCCAGGTGAGCGGCCGTTTAGGTGGTGCTGAAATCGCTCGTACCGAATGGTACCGCGAAGGCCGCGTACCGCTGCACACTCTGCGTGCAGACATCGACTACGCGACTTACGAAGCACACACTACCTATGGTGTTATTGGCGTAAAAGTATGGATCTTCAAAGGCGAGATCCTCGGTGGTATCCAAGAGGTACGTGACCGCGCCAAGAACCAGGGCAAAAAGAAAACCGGTCGTTCATAA
- the rpsS gene encoding 30S ribosomal protein S19: MPRSLKKGPFIDHHLMKKVEAALEKNDKRPIKTWSRRSTIFPDFVGLTLAVHNGKTHMPVFVTEDMVGHKLGEFALTRTYKGHVADKKAKR, from the coding sequence GTGCCACGTTCATTGAAAAAAGGTCCGTTTATCGACCATCACTTGATGAAGAAGGTAGAGGCCGCTCTTGAGAAGAACGACAAACGTCCGATCAAGACCTGGTCCCGCCGCTCCACAATCTTCCCGGATTTCGTGGGGCTGACACTTGCCGTACATAACGGCAAAACACACATGCCTGTTTTCGTAACTGAAGACATGGTTGGACATAAACTCGGCGAATTCGCTCTGACCCGTACTTATAAAGGTCACGTAGCGGATAAGAAAGCCAAACGTTAA
- the rplV gene encoding 50S ribosomal protein L22: MSEVAAVLRGARLSAQKARLVADSIRGKNVGEALNILSFSNKKGADIIKKVLESAIANAEHNDGADVDELKVSTVFVNEGMTMKRILPRAKGRADRIMKRTCHITVKVSEQ, translated from the coding sequence ATGTCTGAAGTAGCCGCTGTATTACGTGGTGCTCGCTTATCTGCTCAGAAAGCACGTCTGGTTGCGGATAGCATCCGTGGCAAGAATGTTGGTGAAGCTCTGAATATCCTGTCTTTCAGCAACAAGAAAGGCGCAGACATCATCAAGAAAGTGCTGGAATCTGCCATCGCCAATGCTGAGCACAATGATGGTGCCGATGTGGACGAACTGAAGGTTTCTACCGTGTTCGTAAACGAAGGCATGACTATGAAGCGCATTCTGCCGCGTGCGAAAGGCCGTGCCGATCGCATTATGAAGCGCACTTGTCACATCACTGTGAAAGTTTCAGAACAATAG
- the rplB gene encoding 50S ribosomal protein L2 has protein sequence MALVKTKPTSPGRRHVVKVVNQELHKGQPFAALLEKKNKHGGRNNNGHITTRHKGGGHKQHYRLVDFKRDKDGVPAVVERLEYDPNRSANIALLKYADGERRYILAPKGISAGDSVVSGEDAPIKAGSAMSLRNVPVGSVVHNVELKPGKGGQMARSAGASAQVVAREGMYCTLRLRSGEMRKVLSDCRATIGEVGNSEHALRVLGKAGASRWRGVRPTVRGTAMNPVDHPHGGGEGRTCGKHPVTPWGVATKGYKTRKNKRTDNLIVRRRSAK, from the coding sequence ATGGCATTGGTGAAAACTAAACCGACTTCTCCCGGACGTCGTCATGTGGTGAAAGTCGTTAACCAGGAACTGCACAAAGGTCAGCCTTTTGCTGCATTGCTGGAAAAGAAAAACAAGCACGGTGGTCGTAACAACAACGGTCATATCACTACCCGTCATAAAGGTGGTGGCCACAAGCAGCATTACCGTCTGGTCGACTTCAAGCGCGACAAAGATGGCGTGCCGGCAGTGGTTGAACGTCTGGAATACGATCCGAACCGCAGCGCTAACATTGCTCTGCTGAAGTACGCTGACGGTGAGCGTCGCTACATTCTGGCCCCGAAAGGTATCTCTGCCGGCGACTCAGTCGTTTCTGGTGAAGATGCACCGATCAAAGCCGGTAGCGCCATGTCACTGCGCAACGTACCGGTGGGTTCTGTTGTTCACAACGTTGAACTGAAGCCAGGTAAAGGCGGCCAGATGGCACGTTCAGCCGGTGCTTCCGCTCAGGTTGTAGCTCGTGAAGGTATGTACTGCACCCTGCGTCTGCGTTCTGGCGAGATGCGTAAAGTGCTGTCCGACTGCCGCGCAACCATCGGTGAAGTAGGTAACTCTGAACACGCTCTGCGTGTACTGGGTAAAGCGGGTGCATCACGCTGGCGTGGCGTCCGTCCGACCGTTCGTGGTACTGCCATGAACCCGGTTGATCACCCGCATGGTGGTGGTGAAGGCCGTACCTGTGGTAAGCACCCGGTTACTCCGTGGGGCGTTGCTACCAAGGGTTACAAGACTCGTAAGAATAAGCGTACCGATAATCTCATCGTACGTCGTCGTTCTGCGAAATAA
- the fusA gene encoding elongation factor G yields the protein MTDLSLYRNIGIFAHVDAGKTTTTERILKLTGRIHRAGDTHDGSATTDFMEQESERGITIQSAAVTCFWKGHRFNVIDTPGHVDFTVEVYRSLKVLDGGIGVFCGSGGVEPQSETNWRYANDSEVSRIIFVNKLDRMGADFFRVTDQVKNVLAANPLIMVLPIGREDEFTGVVDLLTRKAYVWDASGDPEAYTVGDVPADMVDDVEMYREQLVETAVEMDDDLMMAYMEGEEPSIEDIKRCVRLGTRDLKFFPTYCGSAFKNKGMQLVLDAVVDYLPAPTEVEPQDLTDEEGNPTGQKAIVDPKEPLRALAFKIMDDRFGALTFVRIYSGELRKGDTVLNSFTGKTERIGRMCEMHADQRTELDFAQAGDIIAVVGMKNVQTGHTLCDPKHPCTLEAMVFPEPVISIAVQPKDKSMVDKMGIAIGKMVAEDPTFQVETDEDSGETILKGMGELHLDIKVDILKRTYGVELIVGQPQVAYRETITKAIEDSYTHKKQSGGSGQYGKIDYRIRPAEPGTGFAFKSTVVGGNVPKEFWPAVEKGFRLMMNEGPLAGFPVLDVEVELFDGSYHAVDSSAIAFEIAAKGAFRQSMPKAGAQLLEPVMKVDVFTPEDNVGDVIGDLNRRRGMIKDQEAGATGVRVKADVPLSEMFGYIGHLRTITSGRGQFSMEFSHYMPCPANVSEKVIAETKARKEAAK from the coding sequence ATGACAGACCTCTCCCTATACAGAAACATTGGTATTTTCGCCCACGTAGACGCGGGCAAAACCACCACCACCGAACGTATCCTGAAGCTGACCGGCCGTATTCACCGCGCTGGTGACACCCATGATGGTTCAGCAACCACCGACTTCATGGAACAGGAATCTGAGCGTGGTATTACCATTCAGTCAGCGGCCGTAACCTGTTTCTGGAAAGGTCACCGCTTTAACGTAATCGACACCCCCGGACACGTTGACTTCACCGTCGAAGTGTATCGCTCCCTGAAAGTTCTGGATGGCGGTATCGGTGTATTCTGCGGTTCCGGCGGTGTAGAGCCGCAGTCAGAAACCAACTGGCGCTATGCGAACGACTCTGAAGTATCCCGTATTATCTTTGTTAACAAACTGGACCGTATGGGTGCAGATTTCTTCCGCGTTACCGATCAGGTTAAAAACGTTCTGGCGGCCAACCCGCTGATCATGGTGCTGCCGATCGGTCGTGAAGACGAATTTACCGGTGTTGTTGATCTGCTGACCCGCAAAGCGTATGTGTGGGACGCATCCGGCGATCCGGAAGCCTATACCGTTGGTGATGTTCCGGCCGATATGGTTGACGACGTTGAGATGTACCGCGAACAGCTGGTTGAAACTGCGGTAGAAATGGACGACGACCTGATGATGGCGTACATGGAAGGTGAAGAGCCGTCCATTGAAGACATCAAGCGCTGTGTCCGTCTTGGCACCCGCGATCTGAAATTCTTCCCGACCTACTGCGGTTCTGCCTTCAAAAACAAAGGCATGCAGCTGGTTCTGGACGCCGTTGTTGATTACCTGCCGGCCCCGACCGAAGTTGAGCCACAGGATCTGACCGACGAAGAAGGTAACCCGACTGGCCAGAAAGCCATCGTTGATCCGAAAGAGCCGCTGCGCGCCCTGGCATTCAAGATCATGGACGACCGATTCGGCGCCCTGACCTTCGTACGTATTTACTCAGGCGAACTGCGTAAAGGCGACACCGTTCTGAACAGCTTCACCGGTAAGACTGAACGTATCGGTCGTATGTGTGAAATGCACGCTGACCAGCGTACTGAACTGGATTTTGCTCAGGCGGGTGACATCATCGCCGTTGTGGGCATGAAGAACGTACAGACCGGTCACACCCTGTGCGATCCGAAACACCCCTGTACTCTGGAAGCCATGGTGTTCCCGGAGCCGGTAATCTCCATCGCCGTGCAGCCGAAAGACAAGAGCATGGTCGACAAGATGGGTATCGCCATCGGTAAGATGGTGGCTGAAGATCCGACCTTCCAGGTTGAAACCGATGAAGATTCTGGTGAGACCATCCTGAAAGGCATGGGCGAACTGCACCTGGATATTAAAGTCGACATTCTGAAGCGTACTTACGGTGTGGAACTGATCGTTGGTCAGCCGCAGGTGGCTTACCGCGAAACCATTACCAAAGCCATCGAAGACAGCTACACCCACAAGAAGCAGTCTGGTGGTTCTGGTCAGTACGGTAAGATCGACTACCGCATCCGTCCGGCCGAGCCAGGCACTGGCTTTGCGTTCAAGTCCACCGTTGTGGGCGGTAACGTGCCGAAAGAATTCTGGCCTGCCGTTGAAAAAGGCTTCCGCCTGATGATGAACGAAGGTCCGTTGGCTGGCTTCCCGGTACTGGACGTAGAAGTAGAACTGTTTGACGGTTCTTACCACGCGGTTGACTCCTCAGCCATCGCGTTCGAAATCGCTGCCAAGGGTGCATTCCGTCAATCCATGCCGAAAGCCGGCGCCCAGCTGCTGGAACCGGTCATGAAAGTGGACGTGTTCACTCCGGAAGATAACGTCGGTGACGTGATCGGCGACCTGAACCGTCGTCGCGGCATGATCAAAGACCAGGAAGCCGGTGCTACGGGTGTACGCGTTAAAGCCGATGTTCCGCTGTCCGAAATGTTCGGCTACATCGGTCACCTGCGTACCATCACCTCTGGCCGTGGCCAGTTCTCGATGGAATTCTCTCACTACATGCCGTGCCCGGCGAACGTGTCAGAGAAAGTAATCGCTGAGACCAAAGCCCGTAAGGAAGCCGCGAAGTAA